A part of Oncorhynchus masou masou isolate Uvic2021 chromosome 30, UVic_Omas_1.1, whole genome shotgun sequence genomic DNA contains:
- the LOC135522155 gene encoding metaxin-1-like, whose translation MAVPSQMATSELYCWEGDWGLPSVDTECLIVLAYAKFAGAPLKLHKIGNPWRSPTGSLPALKTSENGSLSRPSDIIIHLRKQKYNADFDLSAKEGADTLAFISLLEEKLMPALVYTRWIDPKNYVEVTRRWHADHAPFPLNFFLPGSIQRQQLQRLRLVRGDEELTAGEEVEKELYRDAMECMNLISQRLGSNKFFFGDSPSSLDAFVFGYLVPILKMKLPNGRLQQHLKSLDNLSHFCSNILALYFPSEGREGISRKVSSQPEGGDVDNEPGKRRKQLLSVLVALGAMLSYALLTGIVAIQHVQQEALDHRSPGLRSLSSHGEEEDGEEEG comes from the exons GCTTATGCAAAGTTTGCAGGCGCACCCCTCAAACTTCACAAGATCGGCAACCCCTGGAGAAGTCCCACTG GCTCCCTGCCTGCCCTGAAGACCAGCGAGAATGGGAGCCTGTCTCGGCCCAGTGACATCATCATCCACCTCAGGAAACAG AAATACAATGCCGACTTCGACCTGTCTGCCAAAGAGGGAGCAGACACTCTGGCCTTCATCTCACTCCTGGAGGAAAAACTGATGCCAGCTCTG GTCTATACTCGGTGGATTGACCCTAAGAACTATGTGGAGGTGACTCGGCGTTGGCACGCGGATCACGCCCCATTCCCTCTGAACTTCTTCCTGCCTGGCAGCATTCAGCGCCAGCAGCTCCAGAGGCTGAGGCTGGTCAGGGGAGACGAAGAGTTGACAGCAGgcgaggaggtggagaaggag CTGTACCGCGATGCTATGGAGTGTATGAACCTTATCTCGCAGAGGCTGGGCTCAAACAAGTTCTTCTTTGGAGACTC TCCTTCATCTCTAGATGCTTTCGTCTTTGGCTACTTGGTGCCCATCCTGAAGATGAAACTGCCCAATGGAAGACTCCAGCAGCACCTCAAATCACTGGACAACCTGAGCCACTTCTGCTCCAACATTCTGGCACTCTACTTCCCCAGCGAGGGACGAG AAGGTATCAGTCGCAAGGTGTCCTCCCAGCCTGAAGGGGGTGACGTTGACAACGAGCCTGGTAAGCGGCGCAAGCAGCTGCTGTCAGTCCTGGTGGCCCTGGGCGCTATGTTGAGCTATGCCCTCCTCACCGGCATTGTGGCTATTCAACACGTCCAGCAGGAGGCACTAGACCACCGTTCCCCAGGTctcaggtcactctcctcccacggggaagaggaggatggggaggaggagggctga